In one window of Bombus fervidus isolate BK054 chromosome 4, iyBomFerv1, whole genome shotgun sequence DNA:
- the LOC139986175 gene encoding LOW QUALITY PROTEIN: adenylate cyclase type 10 (The sequence of the model RefSeq protein was modified relative to this genomic sequence to represent the inferred CDS: deleted 2 bases in 1 codon; substituted 2 bases at 2 genomic stop codons) — MVPSECTVYELISLTDQLFEIIQNVIEGHFGCPYMVNLCEKDISFYIIYGMKGYYNSEEEKERESEKNDAKNALLTSLQIMKEVKRVSSIKTILIGISTGIAFCGVIGHAVRRQYMIFGSPVHKAISLAIVSFNTICCDYDTVLNSTLPKEKFLSLGIKILKHFGKCHVYEFSAKDPYSRKTELLSNLEYVYPILGRYNEIEYFKDILDDIGVAERVYSGLLIEVLVETYKFRCMQLESEISFXLIVXGCERSGKSRILDAFVTIVRNRQIRLVQLSLHPSYSEKAYAVLYYVLLQLFEAEDCTTIEDREKVLSYTLSKVLNPEDFCYLNPIMRVQFPLSKKYCEDTDWQRHKKAVEIFEDILNEIIGCLCILLDDVQYMDILSWQFLSSTLNNNRVVIGMTMMEPTSSGNLSQVESSIYQDKRLMNRMLDGLEPKYLTAFACQFLNVIAIPDALDKILQQRSKNMICWCEAFLMSAIQVNSLEVVTISPMEAARYNLVFPEQSLLSKIPAYLTPEELAPPLHWTQMSALNVCISSKQTRGFVESNRDVIGLRIDIYNRMNFYEQSFVKCAATLGDIFLRSMLDHVMVDATPLYIQKGSIILKANFAITIFFLISLAVAEMIKLRILECAMIQRKFYHSEESLFHIFKKQKTFSNMHHLVTCECQATPIFAKKTLPSYAYCKLLKFTIASFRKFFYDVLAPQEKQDYHSKVVGELEKETSKCNTCGEGKFLITTSKDEFDAMEDELDLAEHKRRTFQSLYDKLETRRSTIFIADTSNDRRRENAGIRRISILPTLTDETDDPTESRDTIKNDDVSNLIRKASLSTILDTVLEDSWDSRLKQFSYVDYRNCRCIEVIDYVFWMLHHHILRSDDSKKLVTFMLNYSAGLIQTGQPLSAIKFLAAMITNFDIAEIKEKSQVQAIDQAIDKNRYLTLMGDAYVACGNYSQAKKFYTDAVMLNGELPQSAKAICYNIVLEKVRYKMLGIPSPTENKNSEKEVAEKIEHAIALQRLSMASMLQKETKMAELTILQSLRIAFENPDGFLEKGEIYLTAVQTFRQLKEPCMIKSLEIPILSMIKQKLVWNKPEELILVARVYQAIFETKILQGKLVEGIKVGINICKICNYLHLNKMKLAILPSLIEAMVWTKKIYEAVDLLYELYYLSNTDVDYSAIIWYYALCMEFLLDAAMILETYETCYNFYRNIVAFRSNTCALRDPECVLRLTNCLAIWQLRMNVIVTATFVEDVVDLQAQVTRNNFQKICNCFKALECYLLILKHQIHIRRSSDLFDRLENAKTIIKFLRNQSLTAPFVKPFLYLLQSYMELLCARKLRSQSILVKACKFAFSQENKLVQAWIEQNKRTWEESNYNSMAQYWVEHIGGTDGIRWEEIHSFSVSAWSTILYPFPPPYSSI; from the exons ATGGTTCCCAGTGAGTGTACTGTGTACGAGTTGATTTCTCTGACGGACCAACTGttcgaaattattcaaaa TGTAATCGAAGGACATTTTGGATGCCCGTACATGGTGAATCTATGCGAAAAggatatatcgttttatatcaTATACGGAATGAAAGGATATTATAATagcgaggaagagaaagaaagagaaagcgaGAAGAATGATGCAAAGAACGCGTTATTGACCTCGCTTCAAATAATGAAAGAAGTAAAACGCGTTTCTAGCATCAAAACGATTCTGATTGGCATCTCGACTG GTATAGCATTCTGCGGAGTAATAGGTCATGCCGTTAGAAGACAGTACATGATTTTTGGTTCGCCTGTCCACAAAGCGATCTCTTTGGCGATTGTTTCGTTCAATACA aTATGTTGCGACTACGACACCGTTCTAAACAGTACTCTGCCGaaggaaaaatttctttcgctaGGTATAAAGATATTGAAACACTTTGGGAAATGTCACGTTTACGAATTCTCGGCTAAAGATCCGTA TTCCAGGAAAACCGAATTActgtcgaacttggagtatgTTTATCCCATTCTTGGCCGATATAATGAAATAGAATACTTCAAGGATATCCTAGATGACATCGGAGTGGCAGAACGTGTTTATTCCGGATTGCTTATCGAAGTTCTGGTCGAAACATACAAATTTCGGTGTATGCAATTAGAatcagaaatttcattttgattaATCGTATAGGGCTGTGAAAGGTCTGGCAAATCGAGGATTCTCGACGCTTTTGTCACAATTGTTCGAAACAGACAAATAAGGCTCGTTCAACTTTCTTTGCATCCATCGTATTCGGAGAAAGCTTACGCTGTACTGTACTATGTGCTTCTCCAA CTTTTCGAAGCTGAAGATTGCACGACCATCGAGGATCGTGAAAAAGTTCTATCGTACACGCTGTCCAAAGTACTGAACCCAGAGGATTTCTGTTACCTGAATCCCATCATGAGAGTACAGTTCCCTCTATCAAAGAAATATTGCGAGGATACCGATTGGCAGCGTCACAAAAAAGCCGTCGAGATCTTCGAAGATATATTAAACGAG ATCATTGGTTGCTTGTGCATCCTCCTGGACGACGTGCAATACATGGATATTCTTTCCTGGCAATTCTTATCCTCTACTTTGAATAATAACCGCGTGGTTATAGGTATGACGATGATGGAACCTACTTCTTCGGGTAATTTATCTCAAGTCGAATCTAGCATTTATCAAGATAAAAGACTGATGAACAGAATGCTGGACGGATTAGAGCCGAAATATTTGACAGCGTTTGCTTGCCAATTTTTGAACGTTATTGCGATTCCTGACGCTCTCGACAA AATCCTTCAGCAACGtagtaaaaatatgatttgCTGGTGCGAAGCGTTCTTGATGTCAGCTATACAAGTTAATTCATTGGAAGTTGTCACGATATCGCCTATGGAAGCGGCTCGCTATAATCTCGTTTTCCCGGAGCAATCGCTATTGTCAAAGATCCCAGCATATTTGACGCCTGAAGAGTTGGCGCCACCACTACACTGGACGCAGATGAGCGCGTTGAACGTATGCATATCGTCCAAACAGACGAGAGGTTTCGTCGAATCCAACCGAGACGTTATAG GCTTGAGAATCGATATCTATAACAGAATGAACTTCTACGAGCAAAGTTTCGTCAAGTGTGCGGCAACTTTGGGTGACATTTTTCTACGCAGTATGTTGGACCACGTGATGGTTGACGCTACACCGTTATACATACAAAAAGGaagtatta tattgaaaGCGAATTTCGCAATTACCATATTCTTCCTGATTTCTTTAGCCGTAGCAGAGATGATCAAATTAAGGATTTTGGAGTGTGCTATGATCCAGAGGAAATTCTATCACTCGGAAGAGTCACTGTTTCACATATTCAAAAAGCAGAAAACGTTCAGCAACATGCATCATTTGGTGACTTGCGAATGTCAAGCGACCC CTATATTTGCCAAGAAAACGTTGCCTTCATACGCTTACTGTAAACTGTTGAAGTTCACAATAGCCTCGTTTCGCAAATTTTTTTACGATGTGCTCGCGCCACAGGAAAAGCAAGACTACCACTCGAAGGTTGTAGGCGAACTTGAAAAGGAAACTTCAAAGTGTAATACCTGTGGCGAAggcaaatttttaataacgacCTCGAAGGATGAGTTCGACGCAATG GAAGACGAACTAGATCTAGCGGAACATAAAAGAAGAACGTTCCAGTCTCTATACGATAAATTAGAAACTAGACGaagtacaatttttattgccGATACCAGCAACGATAGGAGGCGTGAGAATGCGGGTATTCGCAGGATTTCCATTTTGCCAACACTTACTGACGAAACCGATG ATCCTACAGAAAGCCGAGACACGATCAAGAACGACGATGTATctaatttaataagaaaagCGAGTTTATCTACTATTTTGGATACCGTATTGGAGGATTCATGGGACAGCCGTTTGAAGCAATTTAGCTACGTTGATTATCGTAATTGCAGATGTATTGAAGTGATTGATTACGTCTTCTGGATGTTACATCATCACATTTTACGGTCTG acGATAGTAAGAAATTGGTCACGTTTATGTTGAACTATAGCGCAGGTTTAATCCAAACCGGGCAGCCTCTCTCTGCAATCAAATTTCTCGCGGCCATGATCACTAATTTCGATATCGCAGAGATCAAGGAAAAGTCGCAAGTCCAAGCTATAGATCAAGCTATTGACAAAAACAGATACTTAACTTTAATGG GGGATGCCTACGTTGCCTGTGGAAATTATTCTCAagcgaagaaattttataccgACGCTGTGATGTTGAATGGCGAACTACCGCAGAGCGCCAAAGCAATCTGTTACAATATTGTGTTAGAAAAAGTGCGGTATAAGATGCTAGGTATTCCCAGTCCTACCGAAAATAAAAACTCCGAGAAGGAGGTTGCTGAGAAGATAGAGCACGCTATCGCTCTGCAACGGTTGTCCATGGCTTCGATG CTGCAGAAGGAAACGAAAATGGCGGAACTTACCATTCTGCAGAGTCTTCGAATCGCGTTCGAAAACCCAGACGGCTTCTTGGAGAAAGGAGAGATTTATTTAACCGCTGTGCAAACTTTTCGACAGCTCAAAGAACCATGCATGATAAAGTCCCTGGAGATACCGATATTATCAATGATTAAACAGAAGCTTGTTTGGAACAAACCCGAAGAATTGATATTGGTGGCTCGGGTCTATCAGGCAATATTCGAAACCAA AATACTACAGGGCAAGCTGGTGGAAGGTATCAAGGTTGGAATAAATATctgtaaaatatgtaattatttgcATTTGAACAAGATGAAGCTGGCTATACTACCGTCGCTGATAGAAGCTATG GTTTGGACGAAGAAGATATACGAAGCTGTCGATTTGCTGTACGAATTGTATTATCTCTCTAACACGGACGTAGATTATTCTGCTATCATATGGTACTATGCTCTGTGcatggaatttttattagacGCTGCCATGATCTTGGAAACATACGAAACttgttataatttctatagGAACATTGTAG CTTTCAGATCGAACACTTGTGCCCTGCGGGATCCAGAGTGTGTGTTGCGTCTGACAAATTGTCTAGCTATCTGGCAATTGAGAAT gaacGTAATAGTGACTGCTACGTTCGTGGAAGACGTCGTTGACTTACAAGCTCAGGTCACGCGTAATAACTTTCAGAAAATATGCAACTGCTTCAAG GCACTCGAGTGTTATTTGTTAATACTGAAACATCAAATTCACATCCGACGATCGAGCGATCTTTTTGATAGACTGGAGAACGCCAAAACGATTATCAAGTTCCTTCGTAACCAGTCTCTAACCGCACCATTTGTCAAGCCATTCTTGTACTTATTACAATCTTACATGGAACTGCTGTGTGCTCGAAAACTACGGTCTCAATCAATCCTCGTAAAGGCGTGCAAATTCGCTTTCTCTCAGGAGAACAAATTGGTTCAGGCTTGGATCGAACAGAACAAAAgg ACTTGGGAGGAGAGTAATTATAACAGTATGGCGCAGTATTGGGTGGAACACATAGGTGGTACTGACGGAATCCGGTGGGAGGAGATTCACTCGTTCAGTGTGAGCGCTTGGTCGACCATACTGTACCCGTTCCCACCTCCATATTCTAGTATTTAA